Proteins encoded by one window of Azoarcus sp. PA01:
- a CDS encoding DUF748 domain-containing protein: MDDLAAKLKRPTQWIVGIVATIGIVGFLVLPPAVRYFGARLFSDSLGRTVTIEKIRINPFALSMTVSGFTIAEADGQGSAFSFGTLYANLEAESLLRGGPVLRELRLERPQGRFVRLDSGRHNWSDVLERFAAKPQQEEEKGDARFSLNNIRVIDGTLLVEDRQVGLDHELSAINIGVPFLSNLPAKVELFVEPDLSALVNGRPLHVGGQSRPFAKDRDTALDIVLDGFDFTPYLAYLPFEAAFRVPEGRLTTRLRLAFSQLPESAPQIALTGSLELADLRLQGAKGEPMLKVPALALSLVDVQPLVGKWHFGRLEISQPEVDVVRLAGGQINFQQIIPGPDPAVVVEQPAESDATPPPPGEATTDADVKSPPVFLLDEAKISGATVRFEDRAAAAPFRTELRDLVLEAKNVGSAPDAVAEVALDFVTDAGEKSSHRDRLRLDPFELDGRVVAENLQVSRYAPYYAPALPGGEIRDGRVDATVGYKVKLGEKETAIDVLAESVVLRQFELALKGRKQPLVKLQRLALEAVAVSPLQRTVTIGAAESKGASFALIKARNGKLDALALLEEPAGAKRPARGRPANANAKAAAPEKPWSLALERLALDDWAVRFEDRTQAAPIVLQAAAIKLKADGLGTAKGTTTKFELDARINKRGRAAVNGTIALDPLKGNLRVDLRGVDLLPLQPYVVEQLNIAISRGSVTTRGTLAFESVRDGDVKGRFRGNLAVANFSSIDKNHATDFLRWRSLALTDVDVRSAPLAVSIDEIALTDFYTRLILDETGQLNLREIRQQPDSAPAADATKPAPESSGRTTSVEVPPPATAPPPISIGKILIKQGNIAFSDRFIRPNYDANLTGMEGQVVGLSSDPATLARLDLQGQVDGTAPVTIGGEFNPFREDRYLDIAASVKDFELTGVSPYSSKYVGYGIRKGKLSADLTYRIEDRKLTATNRLFLDQLTFGERADSPDAPNLPVQLAVSLLKNRAGEIDLNLPISGSLDDPQFCIGGLVIKAILNLIGKAITAPFALLGSMFGGGEELSQLDFAPGRSSFDTAAEQKIETLAKALTERPALRLEITGQADRASDTGGLKKVMLLRMMKAAKLKESVRRSDEAPPLEDVVISAEEYPKWLERVYRDADFKRPRNMIGLLKDLPQSEMEALMLANIAVDDEALRHLAQERAQSVKSRLLEKGEIAANRVFLLAPKVEAAQDAEGSGRSATFSLR, encoded by the coding sequence GTGGACGACCTCGCAGCGAAGCTGAAGAGGCCCACGCAATGGATCGTGGGTATCGTCGCGACCATCGGGATCGTCGGATTCCTGGTTCTGCCGCCAGCGGTACGTTACTTCGGTGCGCGCCTCTTCAGCGACTCGCTCGGACGCACGGTCACGATCGAGAAGATTCGCATCAATCCTTTTGCGCTGTCGATGACGGTCAGCGGCTTCACGATTGCCGAAGCCGACGGGCAGGGCAGCGCTTTTTCGTTCGGCACGCTGTACGCGAATCTCGAAGCCGAGTCGCTGCTCCGAGGCGGCCCGGTGTTGCGCGAGCTGCGGCTCGAGCGCCCGCAGGGGCGGTTCGTGCGGCTCGATTCGGGGCGCCACAACTGGTCCGACGTGCTCGAACGCTTCGCCGCGAAGCCGCAACAGGAGGAGGAAAAGGGCGACGCACGCTTCTCGCTCAACAATATTCGCGTCATCGACGGGACGCTGCTGGTCGAGGATCGGCAGGTCGGGCTCGACCACGAACTGTCGGCAATCAATATCGGCGTGCCGTTCCTGTCGAACCTGCCGGCGAAAGTCGAGCTGTTCGTCGAGCCGGACCTGTCGGCGCTCGTCAACGGCCGGCCTTTGCATGTCGGCGGGCAGTCCCGGCCGTTCGCGAAGGACCGGGACACCGCGCTCGACATCGTGCTGGACGGTTTCGATTTCACGCCGTACCTCGCCTATCTGCCGTTCGAAGCCGCATTCAGGGTGCCCGAAGGACGGCTCACGACGCGCCTGCGGCTGGCTTTCTCGCAGCTGCCCGAGTCCGCGCCGCAAATCGCGCTTACAGGGTCGTTGGAGCTCGCGGACTTGCGGTTGCAGGGAGCGAAAGGGGAGCCGATGCTGAAGGTTCCCGCGCTTGCGCTGAGCCTCGTCGACGTCCAGCCGCTGGTCGGCAAGTGGCATTTCGGGCGGCTCGAAATCTCGCAGCCCGAAGTCGACGTGGTGCGCCTGGCGGGCGGCCAGATCAACTTCCAGCAGATCATTCCGGGCCCGGATCCCGCGGTTGTCGTCGAGCAGCCGGCCGAAAGCGACGCAACGCCTCCGCCCCCGGGTGAGGCAACGACGGACGCCGACGTGAAGTCGCCTCCGGTGTTCCTGCTCGACGAGGCGAAGATCTCGGGAGCGACGGTGCGTTTCGAGGACCGCGCCGCCGCGGCGCCATTTCGCACCGAGCTCAGGGATCTCGTCCTCGAAGCGAAGAATGTCGGTTCGGCGCCGGACGCGGTTGCCGAAGTCGCGCTGGATTTCGTCACCGACGCGGGCGAGAAGAGCAGCCACCGCGATCGCCTGCGCCTCGATCCGTTCGAACTCGACGGCCGGGTCGTCGCGGAGAATCTCCAGGTCAGCCGCTATGCGCCGTACTACGCGCCCGCGCTGCCCGGCGGCGAGATCCGGGACGGACGCGTCGACGCGACGGTCGGATACAAGGTGAAGCTCGGCGAAAAGGAAACGGCGATCGATGTCCTCGCCGAATCGGTCGTGCTGCGCCAGTTCGAGCTCGCGCTGAAAGGCCGGAAGCAGCCGCTCGTCAAGCTGCAGCGGCTTGCGCTCGAGGCGGTCGCGGTGTCACCGCTGCAGCGAACGGTGACGATCGGCGCGGCCGAATCGAAAGGTGCGTCGTTCGCGCTGATCAAGGCGCGCAACGGCAAGCTCGACGCGCTCGCGCTGCTCGAAGAGCCGGCCGGGGCAAAACGACCGGCCCGCGGCCGGCCGGCGAACGCCAACGCGAAAGCGGCCGCGCCCGAAAAACCGTGGTCGCTCGCGCTCGAACGGCTCGCGCTCGACGACTGGGCAGTGCGCTTCGAGGATCGCACCCAGGCTGCGCCGATCGTGCTGCAGGCCGCCGCGATCAAGCTTAAGGCGGACGGGCTCGGCACCGCCAAGGGCACCACGACGAAATTCGAGCTCGATGCGCGCATCAACAAAAGAGGACGGGCGGCAGTCAATGGAACGATCGCGCTCGATCCGTTGAAAGGAAACCTTCGTGTCGATCTGCGCGGCGTCGACCTGTTGCCGCTGCAGCCCTACGTCGTCGAACAGCTCAACATCGCGATCTCGCGCGGCAGCGTGACCACGCGCGGCACGCTCGCTTTCGAGTCGGTGCGCGACGGCGACGTGAAAGGGCGCTTCCGCGGCAATCTGGCGGTCGCGAACTTTTCGTCGATCGACAAGAACCACGCGACCGACTTCCTGCGCTGGCGCAGCCTCGCGCTCACAGACGTGGATGTGCGGAGTGCGCCGCTGGCGGTGTCGATCGACGAAATCGCGCTGACGGATTTCTACACCCGTCTGATCCTCGACGAGACCGGTCAGCTCAATCTGCGCGAAATCCGCCAGCAACCCGACTCGGCTCCTGCAGCCGATGCGACGAAACCTGCGCCCGAATCTTCCGGCCGTACGACGAGCGTCGAAGTTCCGCCTCCGGCGACTGCGCCGCCGCCGATCTCGATCGGCAAGATCCTGATCAAGCAAGGCAACATCGCGTTCAGCGACCGCTTCATCCGCCCGAATTACGACGCGAACCTGACCGGAATGGAAGGCCAGGTGGTCGGCCTGTCGTCCGACCCGGCGACGCTGGCGCGGCTCGACCTGCAGGGCCAGGTCGATGGCACTGCGCCGGTGACGATCGGCGGCGAATTCAACCCGTTCAGGGAAGATCGCTACCTCGATATTGCCGCGTCGGTGAAGGATTTCGAGCTGACCGGGGTGTCGCCCTATTCGAGCAAGTACGTCGGCTATGGCATCCGGAAAGGCAAGCTTTCGGCTGACCTGACTTACAGGATCGAGGACCGCAAGCTGACTGCGACGAATCGTCTCTTCCTCGACCAGCTCACGTTCGGTGAGCGTGCGGACAGCCCGGATGCGCCGAATCTGCCGGTACAGCTCGCCGTGTCGCTGCTCAAGAACCGCGCCGGCGAGATCGATCTCAACCTGCCGATCAGCGGTTCGCTCGACGACCCCCAGTTCTGCATCGGCGGTCTCGTCATCAAGGCGATCCTGAACCTGATCGGCAAGGCCATCACCGCACCTTTCGCGTTGCTCGGCTCGATGTTCGGCGGCGGGGAAGAGCTGTCGCAGCTCGATTTCGCGCCCGGGCGCAGCAGCTTCGATACGGCTGCGGAACAGAAAATCGAGACGCTGGCGAAGGCGCTGACCGAGCGGCCGGCGCTGCGGCTCGAAATCACCGGCCAGGCCGATCGCGCCAGCGACACTGGGGGGCTGAAGAAAGTGATGCTGTTGCGAATGATGAAAGCGGCGAAGCTCAAGGAATCGGTCCGGCGCAGCGACGAGGCGCCTCCGCTCGAAGACGTCGTCATCAGCGCGGAGGAGTATCCGAAATGGCTCGAGCGCGTGTATCGGGACGCGGATTTCAAGCGGCCGCGCAACATGATCGGTCTGCTCAAGGATCTGCCGCAAAGCGAGATGGAAGCGCTGATGCTCGCCAACATCGCGGTCGATGACGAGGCGCTGCGTCACCTCGCGCAGGAGCGGGCGCAGTCGGTCAAGAGTCGCCTGCTCGAAAAAGGCGAGATCGCCGCGAACCGGGTCTTCCTGCTGGCGCCGAAAGTCGAAGCGGCGCAGGACGCGGAAGGCAGCGGACGCAGCGCTACTTTCTCGCTGCGCTGA
- a CDS encoding bifunctional O-acetylhomoserine aminocarboxypropyltransferase/cysteine synthase, whose product MKLETLAVHGGYSPDPTTKAVAVPIYQTTSYAFDDTQHGADLFDLKVQGNIYTRIMNPTQDVLEKRVAALEGGIAGLAMASGMAAITAAIQTIAEAGDNIVTSSTLYGGTYNLFAHTLPQYGVEVRFADYRDPEAFERLIDGRTKAVFCESVGNPLGNITDFEKLAEVAHRNGVPLIVDNTVPSPYLCRPFEHGADIVVHALTKYLGGHGNSLGGIIVDSGKFPWAEHKERFRRLNEPDVSYHGVVYTEALGPAAYIARARVVPLRNMGAAISPFNAFLILQGIETLALRMDRICENSVRIASFLKNHPKVSWVNYAGLPDHDDHGLVQRYMGGRASGILTFGVQGGSAAGARFQDALKLVTRLVNIGDCKTLACHPASTTHRQLSADEMATAGVSEDMIRLSVGIEHIDDLIADLDGALAAA is encoded by the coding sequence ATGAAGCTCGAAACGCTCGCCGTCCACGGCGGCTACAGTCCCGACCCGACCACGAAAGCGGTCGCGGTGCCGATCTACCAGACCACCTCGTACGCGTTCGACGACACCCAGCACGGTGCGGACCTGTTCGACCTCAAGGTGCAAGGCAACATCTACACGCGCATCATGAATCCGACCCAGGACGTGCTCGAAAAGCGCGTCGCCGCGCTCGAAGGCGGCATCGCCGGGCTGGCGATGGCATCCGGCATGGCGGCGATCACCGCGGCGATCCAGACGATCGCCGAGGCCGGCGACAACATCGTCACGTCGAGCACGCTATACGGCGGCACCTACAACCTGTTCGCACACACGCTGCCGCAATACGGCGTCGAAGTGCGCTTTGCCGATTACCGCGACCCGGAAGCGTTCGAGCGCCTGATCGACGGACGCACGAAAGCGGTGTTCTGCGAATCGGTCGGCAACCCGCTCGGCAATATCACCGATTTCGAGAAGCTCGCCGAAGTCGCGCACCGCAACGGCGTGCCGCTGATCGTCGACAACACCGTCCCGTCGCCGTATCTGTGCCGCCCGTTCGAGCACGGCGCCGACATCGTCGTTCATGCGCTGACTAAATATCTCGGCGGGCACGGCAACTCGCTCGGCGGCATCATCGTCGATTCCGGCAAGTTCCCGTGGGCGGAGCACAAGGAGCGGTTCAGGCGGCTCAACGAGCCGGACGTCTCGTACCACGGCGTCGTGTATACCGAAGCGCTCGGCCCGGCCGCCTACATCGCGCGCGCACGCGTCGTGCCGCTGCGCAACATGGGCGCGGCAATTTCGCCGTTCAACGCGTTCCTGATCCTGCAGGGCATCGAGACGCTCGCGCTGCGCATGGACCGCATCTGCGAAAACAGCGTCAGGATCGCGAGCTTTCTGAAGAACCATCCGAAAGTGAGCTGGGTGAACTACGCCGGCCTGCCGGATCACGACGACCATGGCCTGGTGCAGCGTTACATGGGTGGGCGCGCGTCGGGCATCCTCACGTTCGGCGTGCAGGGCGGAAGTGCGGCCGGCGCACGCTTCCAGGACGCGCTGAAACTGGTCACCCGCCTCGTCAATATCGGCGACTGCAAGACGCTCGCGTGCCATCCGGCGTCGACGACGCATCGCCAGCTGTCGGCAGACGAGATGGCGACCGCCGGCGTTTCCGAAGACATGATCCGGCTGTCGGTCGGCATCGAGCACATCGACGACCTGATCGCCGACCTCGACGGCGCGCTCGCCGCGGCCTGA
- a CDS encoding MFS transporter — protein MLRSLAKRDVLIVTLSAAGILMVTMGARQSMGLFVSPLNTSTGLGIATISLALAIGQFMWGAIQPLAGAAADRYGPAKVLVAGLLVLALGSAVTPFMTSGVGLIVSLGLLSAIGSGAGSFSVLIGAAAQRLPLEARGSASGVINAGGSFGQFVFAPVLQKLIQGVGWMGAMWALALMTLAALPLVGRLATSGKAPVAHAHDDAGLWNSVCSAMGDRSYLLLHAGFFTCGFHIAFLVTHLPGEVDLCGLPQSVASWSLAIIGLANIVGSLYAGAWVSRYRSKYVLAAMYGSRALLIGAYLLMPKTDLTFYLFAAGLGFTWLATVPPTAALVGKLFGIRYLGTLFGLTLLSHQIGGFLGAYLGGLAITQRGDFMWMWYADMALAAAAALVNLPIREARVHPAAATA, from the coding sequence ATGCTTCGTTCTCTCGCAAAACGCGACGTGCTGATCGTCACCCTGTCTGCGGCCGGCATCCTGATGGTGACGATGGGCGCCCGGCAATCGATGGGACTGTTCGTGTCGCCGCTCAACACTTCGACCGGGCTCGGCATCGCGACGATCAGTCTCGCGCTCGCGATCGGCCAGTTCATGTGGGGCGCGATCCAGCCGCTCGCGGGGGCCGCCGCCGACCGTTACGGCCCGGCGAAAGTGCTGGTCGCCGGGCTGCTGGTGCTGGCGCTGGGCAGCGCGGTGACGCCGTTCATGACGTCCGGAGTCGGCCTGATCGTCTCGCTCGGGCTCTTGTCGGCGATCGGCTCGGGGGCCGGCAGCTTCTCGGTGCTGATCGGCGCGGCGGCCCAGCGGCTGCCGCTCGAAGCGCGCGGCTCGGCTTCCGGAGTCATCAACGCCGGTGGCTCGTTCGGGCAGTTCGTGTTCGCGCCGGTCCTGCAGAAATTGATCCAAGGGGTCGGCTGGATGGGGGCGATGTGGGCGCTCGCGCTGATGACGCTCGCCGCCCTGCCGCTCGTCGGCAGGCTGGCGACGTCCGGCAAGGCGCCGGTTGCGCACGCTCACGACGATGCCGGGCTGTGGAACAGCGTCTGCAGCGCGATGGGCGATCGCAGTTATCTGCTGCTGCACGCGGGTTTTTTCACGTGCGGCTTCCATATCGCTTTCCTCGTCACCCACCTGCCGGGGGAAGTCGATCTGTGCGGCCTGCCGCAGTCGGTCGCGAGCTGGTCGCTGGCGATCATCGGTCTGGCGAACATCGTCGGCAGCCTCTATGCCGGCGCGTGGGTGTCGCGCTATCGCAGCAAATACGTGCTCGCGGCGATGTACGGTTCGCGCGCGCTCCTGATCGGTGCCTACCTGCTGATGCCGAAGACCGACCTGACGTTCTACCTGTTCGCCGCCGGCCTGGGTTTCACCTGGCTCGCGACCGTGCCGCCGACGGCCGCGCTCGTCGGCAAGCTGTTCGGCATTCGCTACCTCGGGACGCTGTTCGGCCTGACGCTGCTGTCGCACCAGATCGGCGGCTTCCTCGGCGCGTATCTCGGCGGCCTGGCGATCACGCAGCGCGGCGACTTCATGTGGATGTGGTACGCGGACATGGCGCTCGCGGCCGCGGCGGCGCTGGTGAACCTGCCGATCCGCGAAGCGCGGGTGCACCCCGCTGCCGCAACGGCCTGA
- a CDS encoding YaiI/YqxD family protein gives MQIWVDADACPKVIKEILYRAAERTGVLLTLVANQPLFPPRSLWIKTLQVPPGFDVADNEIVRRLAAGDLVVTADIPLAAEVIACGGHALNPRGEFYSTENIRELLNLRDFMDTLRSSGIQTGGPAALTQADRQVFANRLDRFLARIGSG, from the coding sequence ATGCAGATCTGGGTCGACGCCGATGCTTGTCCGAAAGTGATCAAGGAAATCCTCTACCGGGCGGCCGAACGGACCGGCGTGCTGTTGACGCTGGTCGCCAACCAGCCGTTGTTCCCGCCACGCTCGCTGTGGATCAAGACCTTGCAGGTTCCGCCCGGCTTCGACGTCGCGGACAACGAAATCGTCAGGCGGCTCGCCGCGGGCGACCTCGTGGTCACTGCGGACATCCCGCTGGCCGCCGAAGTCATTGCGTGCGGCGGCCACGCGCTGAACCCGCGCGGCGAGTTCTATTCGACCGAGAACATCCGCGAGCTGCTGAACCTGCGCGATTTCATGGATACCTTGCGCTCGTCGGGCATCCAGACGGGCGGCCCGGCTGCGCTCACGCAGGCCGACCGGCAGGTGTTCGCGAACCGTCTCGACCGGTTTCTCGCCCGGATCGGTTCGGGCTGA
- a CDS encoding PDZ domain-containing protein, whose product MPDLPPVRYTIAPIRPASHLFEVTCTVSDPAPDGQVFRLPAWIPGSYMIREFARNIVTLRAECEGRAVAVDKLDKHTWRAARVAPGRALTLVYDVYAWDLSVRAAHLDATHGFFNGTSVFLAVEGHAERRCLVEIHPPPPSVSRRWKVATTLPRAIGEIGAAMPMGFGCYRAASYDELVDHPVEMGTFTHEVFEAAGVPHEIALTGRHDCDTLRLRADLARICAWQIELFGLPAPVDRYLFLTMVVGDGYGGLEHRASTALLASRNDLPYPGMSGVPDGYKTFLGLCSHEYFHTWNVKRIRPAAFTPYDLQSENYTRLLWAFEGFTSYYDDLALVRSGVIPIEDYLGLLGKTLSNVLRGGGRLKQSVAESSFDAWIKYYRQDENAPNAIVSYYAKGALIALALDLQLRAASAGSASLDDVMRLLWQRHGRTGVGVEEDGLFTLVEEVGERGAKGAGRRLARWLAKAVHGTDDLPLARLLKPFGIACDMEAASKGPTLGAKLAPNSGEAKLASVYDDGPAQAAGLSAGDVLVAVDGLKVTGSSLDAQLARRKAGDRVEIHAFRRDELMSFNVELAAAPADAAKLTLAAKPVAAALALRKGWLGG is encoded by the coding sequence ATGCCCGATCTGCCGCCCGTCCGTTACACCATCGCGCCGATCCGGCCGGCCTCGCATCTGTTCGAAGTCACGTGTACGGTCAGCGATCCGGCTCCCGACGGACAGGTGTTCCGCCTGCCGGCGTGGATTCCGGGCAGCTACATGATTCGCGAATTTGCCCGCAACATCGTTACCTTGCGTGCCGAATGCGAGGGCAGGGCGGTCGCGGTCGACAAGCTCGACAAACACACTTGGCGCGCGGCGCGCGTTGCGCCCGGGCGTGCCCTGACGCTGGTGTACGACGTCTACGCATGGGATCTGTCGGTGCGCGCCGCGCACCTCGATGCGACCCACGGATTCTTCAACGGCACCAGCGTCTTCCTCGCCGTCGAAGGGCATGCGGAGCGGCGTTGCCTCGTCGAAATCCATCCACCCCCACCGTCCGTTTCCCGACGCTGGAAGGTCGCGACGACGTTGCCCCGGGCGATCGGCGAGATCGGTGCAGCGATGCCGATGGGGTTCGGGTGCTACCGCGCCGCGAGCTACGACGAGCTCGTGGATCATCCGGTCGAGATGGGAACCTTCACCCACGAGGTGTTCGAGGCGGCGGGCGTGCCGCACGAAATCGCGCTCACCGGCCGCCATGACTGCGACACGCTGCGCCTGCGCGCGGACCTCGCGCGCATCTGCGCGTGGCAGATCGAACTTTTCGGCCTGCCGGCGCCGGTCGATCGTTACCTGTTCCTGACGATGGTCGTCGGCGACGGCTACGGCGGTCTCGAACATCGCGCATCGACCGCGTTGCTCGCGAGCCGTAACGACCTGCCGTACCCCGGCATGAGTGGGGTGCCCGACGGCTACAAGACTTTTCTCGGGCTGTGCAGCCACGAGTATTTCCATACCTGGAACGTGAAGCGGATCAGGCCGGCCGCTTTCACGCCGTACGACCTGCAGAGCGAAAACTACACGCGTCTGCTGTGGGCTTTCGAAGGCTTCACGTCGTATTACGACGACCTCGCGCTCGTGCGTTCGGGCGTGATCCCGATCGAGGACTATCTCGGCCTGCTCGGCAAGACGCTCTCGAACGTGCTGCGCGGCGGCGGGCGGTTGAAGCAGAGCGTCGCCGAGTCATCGTTCGACGCGTGGATCAAATACTACCGGCAGGACGAGAACGCGCCGAACGCGATCGTCAGCTATTACGCGAAAGGCGCGCTGATCGCGCTCGCGCTGGACCTGCAGCTGCGGGCCGCGAGCGCCGGCAGCGCGAGCCTCGACGACGTGATGCGGCTGCTGTGGCAACGGCACGGCCGGACCGGCGTCGGAGTCGAGGAGGACGGGCTGTTCACGCTCGTCGAGGAAGTCGGCGAACGCGGCGCGAAAGGCGCAGGGCGGCGGCTCGCACGCTGGCTCGCGAAAGCCGTCCACGGCACCGATGACCTGCCGCTCGCGCGGCTGCTGAAGCCTTTCGGTATCGCCTGCGACATGGAGGCGGCATCGAAAGGTCCGACGCTTGGCGCGAAGCTCGCGCCGAATTCGGGCGAGGCGAAGCTCGCCAGCGTCTACGACGACGGACCGGCGCAGGCGGCAGGACTGTCGGCCGGCGACGTGCTCGTCGCGGTGGATGGTTTGAAAGTGACGGGAAGCTCGCTCGACGCGCAGCTGGCGCGGCGCAAGGCAGGCGACCGCGTCGAGATCCACGCGTTTCGTCGCGACGAGCTGATGAGCTTCAATGTCGAACTGGCCGCAGCGCCGGCCGACGCGGCAAAGCTCACCCTCGCCGCAAAGCCCGTCGCGGCGGCGCTCGCGCTGCGCAAAGGCTGGCTGGGCGGCTGA
- a CDS encoding MATE family efflux transporter, translating to MSAPVPFPLFPSSAPESSLAIACRLFHHAWPVLVAQLLSMSMLIADTLITGRYGTLDLAAVAVGSGVYISVVMLLVGVLQAVAPTVAHHFGARRTDAIGPALQQGFWLALMLALPGIALLAFPGFLLELSSVPADVAGKTRDYLLATAFGLPAVLLYRTFYAFNNALGRPRALMMISFVVTATHVPLAWALVHGSFGLPPLGVVGCGISTAVVNWIAFACGAGYLARNPDYRPYRLFAQWQPPRRSDLLALLKLGIPMGLSTFIEVSSFTLIALFAARLGAEAVAGHRVVANLAALIYMLPLAISIAILVLVGQAAGAHEPARARATVRVGMGLTVALVALIGVLLWVGREPVVAVFSADPAVRAVALGLVFYICIYQIFDAVQTVAAHALRGYKVTFLPMLLHALCFWGIALAGGYWLAFHAPGREQSPSVAGFWEASVVATILASVLFGWLLRVVMRRPQNGRA from the coding sequence ATGTCCGCCCCGGTCCCTTTCCCACTTTTCCCATCGAGCGCTCCCGAGTCGTCGCTCGCCATCGCCTGCCGCCTGTTTCATCACGCCTGGCCGGTGCTCGTCGCCCAGCTGCTGTCGATGAGCATGCTGATCGCCGACACCCTGATCACCGGACGCTACGGCACCCTCGACCTGGCTGCGGTCGCCGTCGGCAGCGGCGTCTATATTTCGGTCGTGATGCTGCTCGTAGGCGTGCTGCAGGCAGTCGCTCCGACTGTCGCCCATCATTTCGGCGCGCGCCGCACCGACGCGATCGGGCCGGCGCTGCAGCAAGGATTCTGGCTGGCGCTGATGCTTGCGCTGCCTGGCATTGCGCTGCTCGCCTTCCCCGGTTTTCTGCTCGAACTCAGCAGCGTGCCGGCCGACGTCGCCGGGAAGACGCGCGATTATCTGCTCGCAACCGCGTTCGGCCTGCCCGCAGTCCTGCTGTACCGAACTTTCTACGCTTTCAACAACGCGCTCGGGCGTCCGCGTGCGCTGATGATGATCAGCTTCGTCGTCACCGCGACGCATGTTCCGCTCGCCTGGGCACTGGTCCACGGCAGCTTCGGCCTGCCCCCTCTCGGCGTGGTCGGCTGCGGGATCTCGACTGCAGTCGTGAACTGGATCGCGTTTGCGTGTGGCGCGGGCTATCTCGCCCGCAACCCCGATTACCGCCCCTATCGCCTGTTTGCCCAATGGCAACCGCCCCGCCGCAGCGACCTCCTTGCCCTGCTGAAACTGGGCATCCCGATGGGGCTGTCGACGTTCATCGAAGTGTCGTCTTTCACGCTGATCGCGCTGTTCGCCGCCCGGCTCGGTGCCGAAGCGGTGGCCGGACACCGCGTCGTCGCGAACCTCGCCGCGCTGATCTACATGCTTCCGCTGGCGATATCGATCGCGATCCTGGTGCTCGTCGGGCAGGCTGCGGGCGCGCACGAGCCGGCGCGTGCGCGCGCGACGGTCCGCGTCGGAATGGGCCTGACGGTCGCGCTCGTCGCGTTGATCGGCGTGCTGCTGTGGGTGGGACGCGAACCGGTCGTCGCGGTGTTTTCGGCAGATCCGGCAGTGCGCGCAGTGGCGCTCGGGCTGGTGTTCTACATTTGCATCTACCAGATCTTCGACGCCGTGCAGACGGTCGCGGCGCACGCGCTGCGAGGCTACAAAGTGACTTTCCTGCCGATGCTGCTGCACGCGCTGTGTTTCTGGGGGATCGCGCTGGCCGGAGGCTACTGGCTCGCGTTCCATGCGCCCGGGCGCGAGCAGTCGCCCAGCGTGGCGGGCTTCTGGGAAGCGAGCGTCGTCGCGACGATCCTCGCGTCGGTGCTGTTCGGCTGGCTGCTGCGTGTCGTGATGCGACGTCCGCAAAACGGGCGGGCCTGA